The genomic window CAGAATACAAGACAAAAGAGGTTGCGACAGTATGTTGTTCAACGTTACGTTTTATCCATTGCGACCCTTTGTCAGCACCGATATTTTCATCAACTAAGGCGATGTCAAAAAGTTGATTGTCGCTGACTAACTTATCTGCATCTTTAATATTAGTCGCGCACGTTACTTCAAAACTTTCGGTTAGTGCTTCATGAAGCAGTTCAAGGTAATCTTTGTCATCATCAATAATTAACAAACGGGGTTTAGACATAATAATTCCTTTTTTTTATGAGATTTCAACCTTAGTAAAGGCAGTTGTTAAGCACTTTTTTGAAAAACACTAGAACGATTGCGCCCTTGGTCTTTTGCTTGATATAAAGCGATATCAGCTTGTTTTATTAATTCACTTGCATTGGCTACGTGATCGGCAGCATTTGTTGTTGCAATACCGATACTTACCGTCACATAAGGAAATATCGATGAATATTCGTGTTTTATTTTTTGACTTAATAGCGCTAAGCTTAATTCTTTTGCTTTAAATCTAGCGCCCTCGACCGGCGTAAAAGGCAGCACAACAATAAACTCCTCTCCCCCATAGCGAGCTAATGAGTCAGTGACTCGGTTAAGCGTTTCATTAAGTGTATTAGCAACCTGAACTAAACACTTATCACCTTGTGGGTGACCATAGTTATCGTTATAAGGCTTAAAAAAGTCAATATCTATCATCAATATTGATAATTCCCCTTGTTGGCGCTCATTAATTTTCCAAGCACTAGCGAGGACTTCTTCTAACCCTCTTCGGTTAAGTATCTGCGTTAGCGGGTCAATACTACTGAGTATTTCTAGTTGTTTATTGGCGCGTTCAAGTGCCCCTTTCATTTTGGTAATACGTTCCATCGCTCTTAATTTTGCGCTTAAAATAACTTGTTTTATCGGCTTTGTTAAGTAATCATCAGCACCCGCATCAATACCTTGAGTTAAATACTCTTCGCTGTCGTTGGAGCTAAGAAAGATAATAGGGAACCATTTGGGGTATTCTTTTCTCATCATTTTTGTTAGCGCAAAACCGTCAACCTCGGGCATTTCTATATCCATAAGCACTAAATCAATGTTTTCTTTCTTTAATGCCGCCATCGCCTGGACATGGCCATTAGCAACGACGGCAATATGGCCGCTGTCAATGATCATGGCACTAACAACTTCTCTGATAAACTTATTATCATCCACAACTAGAATGTTCACGTTAATACCTTATTAAATTGATCATAAATTAAAATATTGATGTCTACGATGCCCAAACATAAGATGCTTCGACCACACTACCATTATCTTGGAAGTCTAAGCTGTCACACAGCTGCTCAACTAACTCAATACCACGACCGCTAAGCTCGAGTTTATTGGCTGGCTTGTTCACTCGTTGCTCATAGTATTTTTTTATATCAAATCCTTGACCACTGTCTTGTATTTTAATCATAATTCGTCCGCCATTTGGAAAGGGGTAATGGCATATTTGTAATTCAATAAAGCCATGCGCTAAATTTTTCAAACGCAATTCTCGCTCTTTGTAATATTGAGAGAAACCATCTGCACTGGCTTTTAAATTGGAGCTCAAACCTAAGACACCATGGTCAAGTGAATTAACAAATAACTCAGTGAGTATGCTGTATAAACTTTGCCAATGCTCTGCATGACCTTCTATTTCATTTATTTGACTCATAGCCATAGGAATTGGGTTTATAGAGGCTAAGCGCTTACCACTTAAGGTAAGTTGCCAATGCCATGCTGGCTCTGTTGCCAAATAGATATCGTCAAGTTGCTTAGCTGAAATATTGGTAATACCATGACTGGCAACCAGCACGTGTTCCCAACCTCCGCAAGGAATGTCAATCAATGAAATATCATCTTCTTGTGGCATAGTTTGGCAAAAGTCATTAACCGCATCAAGCACACACTCACTAACCTTATGCGTGATGACCCCCTGTTTTGCCGCCTGTTCGAATCGGTCAAAATCAAACATTTCCCCGTGTTCATTTCTCGCCTCAACAATACCATCGCTGATTAAGATCATCCGATCGGTTTCTT from Colwellia sp. PAMC 20917 includes these protein-coding regions:
- a CDS encoding GGDEF domain-containing response regulator, whose product is MNILVVDDNKFIREVVSAMIIDSGHIAVVANGHVQAMAALKKENIDLVLMDIEMPEVDGFALTKMMRKEYPKWFPIIFLSSNDSEEYLTQGIDAGADDYLTKPIKQVILSAKLRAMERITKMKGALERANKQLEILSSIDPLTQILNRRGLEEVLASAWKINERQQGELSILMIDIDFFKPYNDNYGHPQGDKCLVQVANTLNETLNRVTDSLARYGGEEFIVVLPFTPVEGARFKAKELSLALLSQKIKHEYSSIFPYVTVSIGIATTNAADHVANASELIKQADIALYQAKDQGRNRSSVFQKSA